The genomic interval AAGTTCACTTGCCATCCGAGGAGCCGTACAGGGATTGATAGAAAAAGATAAAGAACAGCACAGTAAAGCCAACTACCGGGAAACGCATCAACCACTGTTACCTGTGGAAAAACTTGTCCTTTCTTCCCAAGGTTATGATATTTATCCAACGTTTAAACTGGAAAACGGCTCTATTTACACAGGTTTCGAAAGTCTGGCTGATTGGATAGCTGCGAAAGAGAAAGTAGTGATTGAGGGATATGGAGGAGTGCTTTGGGAACAATTCGTAGACAACCTGAATCAGCAGTTTATCCGCAAAGGTGTTCGTGTGAACTGGCTTTGTATGGATGCTGCCTGGAAAGATGAAAATGAGATCAATCAAATGATTGAACCGTATCTGGGCGGAGATGATCCTATCTTTGGAAATGTGTATCCAGGTGAATTAAGTGACTTTTTTGACCTGGGGAGATTGAAAAAGCTTCAGCCAAAAAAGGCTGGAATTAATATATTGTATGGTTGCGGCGCAGCTTTAGCAGGCTGGAATGCACCCCTCGTATATCTGGATGTACCTAAAAATGAAATTCAGTTCCGTTCGCGGGCGGGAAATGTTTGCAATATCGGAGCTTTACAACCCATTAAACCTGGTCCGCAATACAAACGCTTTTATTTTGTAGACTGGGCAGTACTCAATAAACACAAAAAGCAAATCCTTCCTTCTATTGATGTAATTGTAGATGAACAGCGAGTAGAGGATATCACCTGGATGAACGGAGAGAAGTTTAGAGATGCCTTGCAATCCATGTCGCAGCATATGTTCCGAGTGCGGCCCTGGTTTGAACCCGGTGTGTGGGGCGGACAATGGATAAAAGACAGAATAGAAGGCCTGAGCAAAGAAGTAGTAAATTATGCCTGGTCGTTTGAGCTAATTGTGCCGGAAAACGGAATTATTCTGGAAAGCAACCGCCATTTGCTGGAAGTATCCTTCGACTTTCTGATGTTTGCCGGGAATGAATCAGTATTAGGAAAAGCAGCCAGGCGTTTTAAATATGAATTCCCGATCCGCTTCGATTTTCTGGACACTTTTGATGGTGGAAACCTTTCTTTGCAATGCCATCCGACTACAAAGTTTATCCAGGCGAATTTTGGGGAGAATTTTACCCAGGATGAAACCTATTATATTCTCGATGCCAAAGAAGAGGCAAAGGTATATTTGGGTTTTCAGGAAAATATCAACAAAACTGAGTTTAGAGAAAAGCTGGAGGATAGTTTTCAGAATAATACTCCGGTTGAAGTAGAGAAATATGTACAGGTATTTCCGGCGCAGAAACACGATCTGTTTCTGATTCCCAATGGAACTGTACACTGCTCCGGGAAAAATACCATGGTGCTGGAAATCAGTGCAACACCCTATATCTATACCTTTAAAATGTATGACTGGCTCCGCCTGGACCTTAAAGGTTTACCCCGTCCACTGAACATTGACCGGGCTTTCCGGAACCTGGATTTTGAACGGAAAGGTGAGAAAGTACAGCAGCAATTATTGTCGAAGCCAGAAGTAATCAAAAAAGGCCAAGACTGGCAATTAATTAATCTGTCTACCCATGAAGAGCATTTTTATGCTATTCAACGCATCGAATTTGATTCCTCGGTAGAGATAGCCACCGAAGGGCAGTGCCATATTTTAAGCCTGGTAGAAGGAAGTTCTATTACCGTCCGGACAGGCGCATTGGAACAGACTATTCATTATGCTGAAACTTTTGTAGTGCCGGCTGCTGCCGGAAGTTATGTACTTATCAATGAAGGCAAGAGCCAGGCAAAAGTAGTAAAAGCATTTGTTAAGGATGATCACTGTTAATATCCCCTATGTATACGATAAGAAACCTTGTAATCTTATTTTTAATTATATGTGTGCCGGTTTTGCTACTGGCTCAGCCAAAGCAGCCGGTAGATTATGCCGATCCTATGATCGGTTCGTCTGAATCCCGCTGGATGCTGAACCCTGGCGTAACAATGCCCTTCGGAATGGTGCAATTGAGTCCGGATAATCAGGGGAATGTATGGAAAGCTGGGTATGAATATACCTTAAATAACATTGGCGGTTTCAGTCACATCCATTCCTGGACCATGTCTGGCCTTTCAATTATGCCTACCGTGGGTGCTTTAAATACCAAACAAGGGCCTGCTGATGGCCCCACTACCGGCTGGACTACCGGGTACCGCTCCAGAATTGATAAAAAAACAGAACAAGCCAGTCCAGGCTATTATGCGGTAACGTTGATGAATGGAAATATCCGCACTGAGTTAACAAGTACCACCCGGGCAGGTTTTTTTCGATTCACCTATCCCCAGGAGGAAGAAGCACATATTTTGATAGATCTGGATTTCCCGGCAGAAAACAAACCTAAAATTCTGGATGCCCGCATTACACAAGTAAACGACAAGGAAATTGAAGGCTATTCTAAACAGCAGATGGATGACTGGAATGAGTACACGGTTCATTTTGTCGTGCGGTTTAATAAACCAATCGGGTATTTTGGCGGCTGGAAAAAGGATAGCGTTTTGCACAAAGTAAAAGAAGTAACCGGCAGTGGCGATATTGGGGCATTTGCAGATTTCAAAACGCAAAAAGGCGAAGTAATTCTGATGCAGACTGGTATTTCGCTGGTAAGTGTGGAAGGGGCAAGATTGAACCTGGAAACGGAGATGAATCCGTTTAACTGGAATTTTGATTCGGTCAGGAATAATGCCAGAACCACCTGGAATACCTTGCTTAGTAAGATAAAAGTAGAAGGCGGCAGCGAAGAAAATCTTAAGAAGTTCTATACCAATCTGTATCGTTCCTATATTGCCCGTACCATCTGGAGCGACGTTAATGGCAAATATGTAGATGTATGTGAACAAGTACGTACACTTGATGATCCCAAATCTCCCATCCTAGGGTCTGATGCTTTCTGGAATACCTTCTGGAACCTGAACCAGCTATGGACATTGGTAAATCCGGATATTGCCAATATGTGGGTAAAATCCCAGCTGGAAATGTACAAGCACGGCGGCTGGCTGTCGAAGGGACCTGCAGGAATTGAATATTCTGGTATTATGGAAGCTTCCCACGAAATTTCACTGATTGTGAGTGCTTATCAGAAAGGTATCCGGAACTTTGACGCTGCTACAGCTTTTAAGGCAATGCTTCATCAACAGACCGTACCTGGAGTAAAACACGAATGTGGGGGGTATGCCGGAAATAAGTTTTTTGACTCGTACATGAAATTAGGCTATGTGCCGCATGAAGAAGGCCAGGTTTCTAATACCTTAGAATATGCCTATGACGATTGGTGTGTAGCCCAGATGGCCAAAGCGTTGGGCAAAAAAAGTGAATATAAAGGGTTTATTAAACGGGCGGGGAATTATAAAAACGTATTCGATCCGGAAACAAAATACATCCGCATGAAACACAAAGATGGCGCCTGGGTGAAAGACTGGAATCCCTATTGCTGCACCTCGTTCAATGGAACCGGCTATCTGGAAGGCAATGCCTGGCAATACAGCTTTTTTAATCCGCATGATGTACAAGGCATTCTCAACCTGATGGGGAAAGATGAATTTAACAAGCGGCTGGAAGAAGGTTTTGAAAAATCTGCCAGGTTTAGTTTCAATGCCGAAGCCGATCTGTACGACCGGGTGCCGATCAATCATGGAAACCAGCCCAATATGCAGGCGGCCTATTTGTTCAATTATTCCGGTAAACCCTGGCTTACTCAAAAATGGGCACGTGAGATCATGAATACCTACTACGGTTCCGATCCTTACCATGGCTGGCTGGGCGACGAGGACGAAGGACAAATGGGAGCCTGGTTTGTAATGAGCGCCATGGGGCTTTTTGAAACAGATGGAGGGGCTTCTGTAAAACCCTTTTATGAAATAGGCAGTCCCTTGTTTGAGAAAACGACCATTACCCTGGATAACCAGTATTATTCTGGAAAAACCTTTGAAATTGAAGCCAGAAATACTTCGGATAAAAACATTTACATTCAGTCAGCAACTCTAGATGGAAAGCCATTAACCAAGCCATGGTTTTATCATGCGGATCTGGTAGATGGAGGAAAACTAGTACTGGAAATGGGACCAGAACCCAACCAAAACTGGGGAAGCAAACCACAGGATGCACCGCCTTCTATGTCAGCGGCAGCAAATGCTAAGTAAGCAAATTGAATATATAATAGATAAAGTTAAGCTGCTCATGCGCTATTCTAATTCTACCTTTTCTGTACTTACTTGGTTGCGATTTGTTAATCAGCGAGCATTTGTTATTCTGGTGATACATATAGTATTGGTATGTGTTTTCTCTGATACTTCAACTGCACAAACAGCCAAACCCGATTTTACGCAATTCGTTGATCCGCATATTGGCACAGCCCATTGCCGCTGGTTTCATTTTACCCCAGGGGCTATTCCTTTCGGTATGGCTAAACCAGCTCCTTCTACAGATGGGCATTATGGAAATAAATCCGGATGGGAAGCAGTAGGCTATGATTTTAGACATGAATCCATTGAAGGTTTTGCAAATTTTCATGAATTCCAGATCGGCGGAATAGTGTTTGCACCTCTAACCGGCAAACTGCAAACCATTCCTGGCAAATTAGAAAATACAAACGAAGGTTACCGTTCTCCCTTTGACCGCAAAGATGAAAAGGCAACGTCCGGATATTACTCAGTGGTATTAAAAGAGTATGGTATAAAAGCGGAACTGACAGCTACTGAGAGAGTGGCTTTTCACCGCTATACTTTTCCGGCAGGCAATGAGTCCCATATTCTGTTTGACATAGGAAACCGCCAGGGTGAAAGTGGCCGGGTGAAAGATGCTAAAGTATATATGACACCAGATGGCCGCATTGAAGGTTTTGTTACTACCCTTCCGGAATATGTGCAGAAATACCAGGCAGGAGCCGAAGTAAGCATGTATTTTTCAGCTGTTCTGGATAAAAAACCAACGGCTTTTGGTGTATTCAAAGGAAATGAGCAGCAAGCCGGGAAAAAAGAATTGTCTGGAGAAGGGGCAGGAATGTATCTGACTTTTACTACCAAAGCCAATGAATCAGTCACCATCAAAGCCGGACTTTCTTATACCTCCATTGAAAATGCCCGCCTGAACCTGCAAACAGAAGCAGCTAATTTAAGTTTTGATCAGGCAAAAAATCAGGCACTCTCTACCTGGAATACTTATCTGGGCCGCATACAAGTAGAAACTTCCAACCGGGCCGACAAAGTAAAATTTTATACAGGCTTATACCATGCTTTATTAGGCCGTGGACTTGCCAGTGATGTAAATGGAGCGTATCCAAAAAATGATGGCACCGTAGGGCAAATTCCTGTAGATAAAAATAACAAACCGGTTCATCATCATTACAATACCGATGCCATTTGGGGGGCTTTCTGGAACCTGACACAGCTTTGGGCTCTGGCCTATCCGGAATATTATTCAGCATTCGTAAAAAGCCAGTTGCTGGTCTATAAAGATGCCGGCTGGCTGGGCGATGGCATTGCCAATAGTAAATATGTATCTGGAGTGGGCACCAACTTTGTCAGCCTGGTAATGGCCAGTGCCTATATGTGCGGCATCCGAGATTTTGATGTAAACTTAGCCTATGAAGCATCCTTGAAAAACGAAATCGACGGGAATAATCGTCCAAGAGGGGCCGGGAAACTGGATGTAGACCGCTTTGTAAAATATGGATTTGTTAATCACATTGATAAGTCAGATGCTTCGGACGAAATATGGCGTTTTTCCGGTTCTCATACACTCGAATATGCGTTTAGTTCTTTTTCTGTAGCTCAATGGGCAAAGCTATTAGGGAAAGAGAAGGATCACCAGCAACTGATGCGTTTATCCAAGGCCTGGGAGCAACTCTACGACCCGAAGACACAATTCCTGCGGCCAAAATATGCTGATGGTAAATTCATTGATAATTTCAAACCCACCGAAGTATGGCGGGGATTTCAGGAGGGTAATGCCTGGCAATATACCTTTTATGTACCACACGAACCAGAAAGTCTGGTAGCTAAAGTAGGAAAAGACCGATTCAACTCGAGGCTCGACAGTATTTTCACCGTTTCTCAAAAAGCAGTGTTTGGGGGTGGCAAAAATATTGATGCCTTTGCCGGCTTAGAAGGGTTATACAATCATGGAAACCAGCCTAACCTACATATTTCCTGGCTGTTCAATTATTCCGGCAAACCTTCACTTACTCAGAAATGGGCACGGGCCATTTGTAATGAATTCTACGGAACAGAAGGTGTACACGGCTATGGCTATGGCCAGGATGAAGACCAGGGACAATTGGGAGCCTGGTATGTGATAGGCAGCATGGGTTTATTTGACGTAAAAGCACTCACGGAAACGGAACCCAGTTTCGGCATAGGAAGTCCGCTTTTTACTAAGATTACGATTCAACTCAATCAAAAATATTATAAAGGAAAAGAGTTTGTAATAGAAGCCCGGAACAACAGCCAAAAAAATAGCTATGTACAATCTTTTACAATGAATGGAAAGAAACTCTACAAACCATTTATTCCTTTTAAGTCGGTGACTGATGGCGGTACATTAATTCTGGAGATGGGCAATAAGCCCAAGGATAGTTATTAGAACCTTGATAGACTTTAGCGGAATCGGAGTAATCAAACACATGCAATACTATTATTGGCACTCTCGGATAAATATTTAACATGGAAAGTAAAAGTTCTTCATATCTGGTATTCATTACCCTGGTAGCTACCTTAGGTGGATTATTGTTCGGGTTTGATATGGCGGTGATCTCAGGCGTATTGCCCTTTGTACAGAAACAATTTTCACTGGCTGCCGCTGAAGAAGGCTGGTTTGTGTCGTGTGCCATTGTAGGTTGTGTAATTGGGGTATTGTTTTCCGGAGAATTAAGCGACCGGTGGGGACGGAAAAAATTACTCATTATTGCAGCCATTCTGTTTTTGTTATCTGCTTTAGGCACGGCTATGGCTTCCTCTTTTACTTTTTTGATCATAGCACGTATAGTAGGGGGGATGGGCGTAGGAGTGGCTTCAAACCTGGCTCCTTTATATATTTCGGAAATTGCCCCAGCTTCTGTCCGTGGCAGACTGGTGACCTTTTACCAACTGGCGGTAACCTTAGGAATTCTGGTAGCTTACCTGACCAATGCTGCTGTCCTTAGCTATTCACAGGAACACCAGGGCCAGTCATTAGGCGGTTTATTGGACTATATTGTATTGCAGGAAGTGTGGAGAAGCATGTTTGCCATAGGGGTAATACCCTCTTTGTTATTTTTAGCTGGATTATTCTTTGTGCCGGACAGTCCCCGCTGGCTGATACAGCAGGGTAGGGAAGGAGAAGGTATGTCTATTCTGGCCAAAATCAACGGAGAAGTCGTAGCTCAGCAAGATTTCCAGAATATCCGCCGTACCCTTAGTCATGAAACAGGCTCGTATAAAGAACTATTTGCCCCAGGCATGCGAAAAGCCTTATGGATCGGATTGTTATTGCCTTTATTTTCCCAGTTCAGTGGAATTAATGCGGTTATTTATTATGGTCCACGCATTCTGAACGATGCTGGTATCAGTATCGACAATGCGCTTATGAGCCAGATTATTTTGGGCGCAGCAAACTTGCTATTTACTTTAATTGCTGTCTGGAAGGTAGACCAGATGGGCCGCCGGCCATTGTATCTGGTGGGATCAATGGGGGCAACCATCAGTTTATTTTTAACAGGCATTTGTTTTTACACTGGTGCCACGAATAGTCTTTTTCTCCTCCTGAGTGTAATTGCTTTTCTCGCCTGTTTTGCTTTCTCTATTGGACCCTTAAAATTTGTAATTGCTGCCGAAATTTTTCCTAATAAAATACGGGGCAGAGCCTTAGCCCTTAGCATCATGACCATGTGGATAGCTGATACCGTGGTGGGTCAACTAACTCCTGTTTTACTGGAATCTGTTGGTACAGCGATTACTTTCTGGCTCTTTGCTGTCTGCTGCCTGATTTCTTTCTGGGTGGTGTATAAAATGGTGCCTGAAACCAAAGGCAAAACGCTGGAAGAAATTGAAGATATGTATATGGCTCCTCATTAATATATTGATAGCAATCCTATCATGCCAATTTCTACAAGGGCCGGGTTAATTGTAAGCGATATTATCCCTTGATGGGACGCTAAAGGAATTGATCAATTAAAGCCCCTTATAAAAGCTTCACATCCTTGTTAGCTTTCGTTTTTAGTCCAATACTTCCGTTAATTCTTTGAGCAACTCTTTTCTCATATAAAGAACTTTAAGAAACTCTTTTATAATAGCAGCTATAAGTTTGTATCTGGTACTATTTTGAAAGCGTAAAAATAGGTATACTCATAAAATGAGAGTTAAATGCGGCTGAAGTATGGGTAATGGCTAAGATGAAGAAGAGATAGTTTAGGAGAATTTAACAAATTTTAGATTTTTTAGATTACATCCATGTAAGCTAGATAGTTTTTTGTAATATTATTCTACTTAAACAGAATTCATGAAAGCGAGTATAACCCTTACTGTGAACGGGAACACACATACAGTTGATGTAGATCCTTCTATGCCACTGCTTTACGTCCTGCGAAATCATTTAGAACTTAATGGGCCTAAGTATGGCTGTGGTTTGGCGCAATGTGGTTCCTGTATGGTACTTCTGGACGGAAAAGCTGTTCCCAGTTGCCTCCTGCGGATTGACGATGTTAAAAACCTGAAGGTAACAACTCTGGAAGGACTCCTGCGCCAGGATGGTGGATTGCATCCGGTACAGGAAGCTTTTGTGCAACAGCAAGCAGCGCAATGTGGATTTTGCCTGAATGGAATGGTTATTTCGGCAGTAGCTCTGTTATCGGAAAATAAATCGCCTGATGAAAATGCTATCCGTACGAATTTACAAAGGGTTCTCTGCCGTTGTGGGGCTCAATCCCGTGTGATCAAAGCCGTTAAACAAGCTTCGCATACGCTAACATCCAAAGCTAAACAAGGGCAGGAATGAAAGAAAAAGAAACCAACGCTTCATTATCCAGGAGAGATTTTCTGAAAGGAGCAGGATGTCTTACGATAGCTTTTCCATTATTTGGTACCTGCTGGCTGCCAGAAACAGATAAGAGCCTGGACGATACATTGCCCGGAAGTCTGAAAGGACAACCACAGATCAATGCCTGGCTGGAAATTTTGCCAGAAGGGAAAATCCGTGTATTAACCGGAAAAATGGAACTCGGCCAGGGTATTCGTACGGCTATTGCACAAGTGGCGGCAGAAGAACTGGATATGGATATTGAGAACGTGGAAGTACATCTGGCCGAAACCGGACGAACTCCCCACGAAGGCTATACTGCCGGAAGCGGCTCGATTGAGAACAGTGCAATGTCTGTGCGCTATGCCGCGGCTGCTGCCCGTATGAAATTGATGGAACTCGCCGCGAAGAAACTACAGGCAAAAACAGAGCAGCTGGAACTGGCCAACGGGAGTGTATTTGTGAAGGGTGGAAAGCAGAAACTGACTTTTAGCCAGATATTAGATGGCGCCCAGCTTAAAGATGAAGTGCGTTTGCCGGTTCAACTCAAAGAGAAATCTGCTTACAAGTTGGTGGGCAAGGCTATCCCCCGCAAGGATATAGAACGGATGGTGAGGGGTCAACAGTACTATATCCAGGACTTGCGTTTTCCGGGAATGGTACATGGACGCATCATCAGGCCTTCAGCTTACGAGGCAAAACTAAGCTCGTTTGATGAAAAAGCCTTAAAGCAAAAGTTTCCTGGTATCATAAAAACAGTGGTAAATGGTAATTTCTTAGGTTTGATTGCCACCGATGAATTTGAAGCAATGCAGGCTCAGGCTTTTGTAAAAGAACATGCCACCTGGACACCTGGAAAAGCCTTACCGGAAGGTGACTTGCAAACGTATATCAAAAAGTTGCCTGGTAAAACCGAGCAGGTGAAAGTAAAAGGTAACATAAATGGTGCTTCCGGTGGCAATGCTCTTTCCATACAAGCAAGCTACTTTAAGCCTTATATTATGCATGGCTCTATCGGTCCTTCCTGTGGTATTGCATTGTTTGAAAATTCCATTCTGCATATCTGGTCGCATAGCCAGGGTATATACCCGATGAGAGAAGCGCTTACAAAAATGCTTGGTATTCCCTCAGATCAGATTCATATCGTAGGCGTACCCGGATCTGGTTGTTATGGCCATAATGGGGCAGATGATGCGGCGACAGATGCGGCCTTACTGGCAATGGCTTATCCGGGCAAACATGTACGCGTGCAATGGTCACGGGCAGAGGAGCATGGCTGGGAACCTTATGGCAGCGCTATCGCCGTAGACTTAAAAGCAAGTCTGGATTCATCCGGAAAAATTAACTATTGGGATAGTGAAGTTTGGACCGATTCGCATAGTACACGCCCCGGCGGAGACCCTGCTACATTACTTACTGCCCGCCACATTGACAAAGCATTTAAGATGCAATCGGCTGGTTATACTGGCGGAGGACACCGCAATGCAGAACCCTATTATGCCATTCCTAATCTTCAGATTGTAGCGCATTTTTTTGAAGGGCCACTTCGGGTATCTTCCCTGCGTGGACTAGGTGCGTATGCCAATATTTTTGCACTGGAATCCTTTATGGATGAACTCGCCGAAAAAGCAGGAAAAGACCCCTTAACCTTTCGCCTGATGCATCTGGAAGATGAAAGAGCCATAGCGGTTGTCAAAAAGATACAGGAGATGACAAAAAATGAAAAAACAAATAAGAAAGAGGGGATGGGATATGCCTTTTCACGATATAAAAATACAGCTACCTATTGTGCCGTTGCAGCAAAAGTATCTGTAGAAACCGGCTCCGGTGAAGTGAAAGTGCATAAAATGTGGGCTTCTATTGATGCCGGTGAAGTAATCAATCTGGATGGCATCATCAACCAGACGGAAGGAGGCATGATCCAAAGTGCCAGCTGGACACTCAAAGAGCAAGTACAGTTTGATTCCAGGCATGTCAATAGCCTGGACTGGGCTTCTTATCCGATCTTCAGGTTCAGTGATGTTCCCCAGGTGGAAGTAGCCGTTATCAACAGGCCTCAGGAAAAACCATTGGGCGCCGGGGAAGCCGCACAAGGCCCAACCTCTGCTGCCATAGCCAATGCTGTATACAGAGCCTGTGGAAAGCGTATACGCCACTTACCTATAGAGCAGGCCATGAAGCAGAAGTAATTGTTATAGGCAAATGACCAACTCAGGTTCTGCCCATTTTTAAGTATAAGCCTATCCCTTAGACTGGTGCAAATCTGACCATGACCAAAAAGTGCTTTGAAAACACAACTTCCCTTATCTTTTCAGTAATTCTTAATTTAAAAGAGAACCAGTTATGAAATAGGATTGTTTATATACAGTATATGAATTAACTTTGTTGAATCATATATTAACGTATTCTTCCATACAGGGAACAGTTTCCACACCGGATGAATGCATTCACCTACTCAATCTCTTCTATTTTTTGATGAAAAGACGTTCTTTATTAAAACAATTAGGTATTGCTGCCGGCGGCATCCTAACTCTTCCCGCATGGGCATCCGGCTGGTCGCCTGAATCTATTGGACATATCTCTACTTTGCCGGTTTCTGATGAAAACCTGCTGGCAGAAATAGTTGAAACCATTATTCCCGAAACTTCTACGCCTGGCGCCAAATCCTTAAAAGTGCATCAGTTTATAATGCGGATGGTGAACGACTGTTATGGAGCAGATGTACAGGAAAACCTGAAAAAAGGCCTGGCGACTACTGAGCAAGCAGCCAATCAGACTTTTCAAAAGTCATTTATGGAATGTGATGCCAAGCAGCGTAAGCAGGTATTCCTTCAGTTGATAAATTCTACGGATACGGCTACAAAACGCTTTGCCGAGATGACAAAAAACCTGACAATCCGGGGTTATATGAACTCCGAGTATGTAATGGTAAATATCCTCAAATACAATATGGTACCCGGGTTTTATAATGGTTGCGTACCTGTAAAGGCCTAAACCCAATAGAGCCTGCTTTTCTATATATTTCACATTTTACCAATTTAGTTTACATGTCTTTTTTAAATATAGATTCAGTTAAAGAACGTACGTTCGATGCCATTGTGATTGGTTCAGGCATTAGCGGTGGCTGGTCAGCCAAAGAATTAACCGGTAAAGGGCTGCGTACCCTGGTACTGGAGCGTGGCCGGGATGTAAAGCACATTACTGATTACCCGACCACCAACATGAACCCTTGGGAATTTGAACACCTGGGCCAGCTTCCAAAAGCCTTAAAAGATGCAAATCCAATAGCCACCCGTTGTTATGCGTTTAACGAAGATTCTGCGCATTTTTTTGTAAAAGATGCTGAACATCCGTATGTACAAGAAAAACCTTTCGACTGGATCCGGGGCTATCAGGTAGGCGGGAAATCCCTGTTATGGGCTAGAGGCACCCAACGCTGGTCTAAGTATGATTTTGATGGGCCTGCACGGGATGGTTTTGCGGTTGAATGGCCCATTGGTTATGAAGATATTGCACCCTGGTATAGTTATGTAGAGAAATTTGCCGGTATTTCCGGAAATAAAGATGGTCTGCCTCAATTGCCGGATGGGGAGTTTCTGCCTCCGCACGAACAATCGTGTGTAGAAAAACATTTTAGTGAGCAGATGGCGAAGCATTACAACAACACCCGTCCGGTAATTATCGGCCGGTGCGCCCATCTTACTAAACCGCAGCCTATACATTTTCAGCAGGGGAGAGCCAAGTGTATGAACCGCAATTTGTGTGAGCGGGGATGTCCTTTTGGAGGCTATTTCAGCAGTAACTCTTCTACCTTACCTTGGGCGGCCAAAACCGGCAAAATGACATTGAAACCTCATTCGGTCGTTCATTCGATTATATTTGATGAGAAAAAAAATAAAGCCACCGGTGTACGGGTGATCGATTCCCAGACCAAAGAGATGACCGAGTATTATGCACAGATCATCTTTTTAAATGCGGCGACATTAAATACAAACTTAATCCTGCTGAATTCTACGTCTAACCGTTTTCCGAATGGATTAGGCAATGATAATGGCTTGTTGGGTAAGTATATCGCTTTCCATAATTTCCGCACTACAATTTCTGCAGAGTATGAAGGTTTTCAGGATACAACAACAGCTGGTATCCGTCCGAATGGCAGTTATATACCCCGGTTCCGGAATGTATTCAAGCAGGAAACCGACTTTTTGCGGGGCTATGCAGCCGGATTCAGCGGAAGCCGGATGACCTCCAATGATACTTCTGGCTTAGGAGAAGAATTAAAAACAAGTTTAACCCAGAAAAAATATGGCAACTGGCGCGTAGGTTCGCACATGATGGGAGAGACAATTCCTAAAGAAAGCAATTATGTGGCTCTGGATGCGAATTTAAAAGATCCCTGGGGTATTCCTCAGTTGAAAGTATCGGTAGCCTACGATGATAATGATGAAAAAATGATTGTAGACTTCCATGAGCAGATGACCGAAATGCTCACCAAAGCCGGGTTTATAAATATCAAAACGCACGATAATCCTACTAAAGCCCCAGGATTGGATATCCATGAAATGGGTGGTGTACGCATGGGCAAAGATCCCAAAACTTCGCTGCTCAATAAATGGAACCAGTTGCATAGCTGCAAAAATGTGTTTGTAACCGATGGAGCCTGTATGACTTCCAACTCTACCCAGAATCCTTCCTTAACATTTATGGCCATAACTGCCAGGGCTGCAAATCATGCGGCCGAGGAATTAAAGAAAAAAAATCTGTAGTTAAATATTGGCTTACCTAAAAAGGCATGAGTTTTC from Rhodocytophaga rosea carries:
- a CDS encoding xanthine dehydrogenase family protein molybdopterin-binding subunit; the protein is MKEKETNASLSRRDFLKGAGCLTIAFPLFGTCWLPETDKSLDDTLPGSLKGQPQINAWLEILPEGKIRVLTGKMELGQGIRTAIAQVAAEELDMDIENVEVHLAETGRTPHEGYTAGSGSIENSAMSVRYAAAAARMKLMELAAKKLQAKTEQLELANGSVFVKGGKQKLTFSQILDGAQLKDEVRLPVQLKEKSAYKLVGKAIPRKDIERMVRGQQYYIQDLRFPGMVHGRIIRPSAYEAKLSSFDEKALKQKFPGIIKTVVNGNFLGLIATDEFEAMQAQAFVKEHATWTPGKALPEGDLQTYIKKLPGKTEQVKVKGNINGASGGNALSIQASYFKPYIMHGSIGPSCGIALFENSILHIWSHSQGIYPMREALTKMLGIPSDQIHIVGVPGSGCYGHNGADDAATDAALLAMAYPGKHVRVQWSRAEEHGWEPYGSAIAVDLKASLDSSGKINYWDSEVWTDSHSTRPGGDPATLLTARHIDKAFKMQSAGYTGGGHRNAEPYYAIPNLQIVAHFFEGPLRVSSLRGLGAYANIFALESFMDELAEKAGKDPLTFRLMHLEDERAIAVVKKIQEMTKNEKTNKKEGMGYAFSRYKNTATYCAVAAKVSVETGSGEVKVHKMWASIDAGEVINLDGIINQTEGGMIQSASWTLKEQVQFDSRHVNSLDWASYPIFRFSDVPQVEVAVINRPQEKPLGAGEAAQGPTSAAIANAVYRACGKRIRHLPIEQAMKQK
- a CDS encoding gluconate 2-dehydrogenase subunit 3 family protein, whose amino-acid sequence is MKRRSLLKQLGIAAGGILTLPAWASGWSPESIGHISTLPVSDENLLAEIVETIIPETSTPGAKSLKVHQFIMRMVNDCYGADVQENLKKGLATTEQAANQTFQKSFMECDAKQRKQVFLQLINSTDTATKRFAEMTKNLTIRGYMNSEYVMVNILKYNMVPGFYNGCVPVKA
- a CDS encoding GMC oxidoreductase, with amino-acid sequence MSFLNIDSVKERTFDAIVIGSGISGGWSAKELTGKGLRTLVLERGRDVKHITDYPTTNMNPWEFEHLGQLPKALKDANPIATRCYAFNEDSAHFFVKDAEHPYVQEKPFDWIRGYQVGGKSLLWARGTQRWSKYDFDGPARDGFAVEWPIGYEDIAPWYSYVEKFAGISGNKDGLPQLPDGEFLPPHEQSCVEKHFSEQMAKHYNNTRPVIIGRCAHLTKPQPIHFQQGRAKCMNRNLCERGCPFGGYFSSNSSTLPWAAKTGKMTLKPHSVVHSIIFDEKKNKATGVRVIDSQTKEMTEYYAQIIFLNAATLNTNLILLNSTSNRFPNGLGNDNGLLGKYIAFHNFRTTISAEYEGFQDTTTAGIRPNGSYIPRFRNVFKQETDFLRGYAAGFSGSRMTSNDTSGLGEELKTSLTQKKYGNWRVGSHMMGETIPKESNYVALDANLKDPWGIPQLKVSVAYDDNDEKMIVDFHEQMTEMLTKAGFINIKTHDNPTKAPGLDIHEMGGVRMGKDPKTSLLNKWNQLHSCKNVFVTDGACMTSNSTQNPSLTFMAITARAANHAAEELKKKNL